Proteins from one Telopea speciosissima isolate NSW1024214 ecotype Mountain lineage chromosome 1, Tspe_v1, whole genome shotgun sequence genomic window:
- the LOC122648496 gene encoding hydroquinone glucosyltransferase-like, whose product MEGEKQTPHIVILPAPGLGHLIPLVEFAKKFLRDHDFSITFTISTDGSPIKSQKKVLDSLPKCVDTIFLPPVNLQDLSRDSRIETQIYLTIARSLPLLHEAFKVLTATTPIVALVVDLFGTDAFDVAKKFNVPSYIFFPSTAMVLSLYLHLPELDDKYSCEYRDLSEPVKLPGCVPIHGRDFLDPLQDRQNKVYTWTSYHCKRFKLANGILLNSFMGMEAGAIKALKEGGDTSLPPIYPIGPLIQNGCMKDGPDVSGCLRWLNNQPLASVLFVSFGSGGALSREQLNELALGLELSKQRFLWAVKSPNATYFDAQSIEDPLVFLPEGFLKRTKGRGLVIPSWAPQIQVLSQVSTGGFLTHCGWNSTLESVVHGVPLIAWPLYVEQKMSAVMLVEDLEVGLRPKVAKNGIVGRVEIATVVKCLMEGVEGNRIRKRMRMLKSAATKVLSEEGSSRKSLSEVACKWKSQVGM is encoded by the coding sequence ATGGAAGGAGAAAAACAAACTCCACACATTGTCATTCTACCAGCTCCAGGATTGGGTCACCTTATCCCCCTTGTTGAATTTGCCAAGAAATTCCTCCGTGACCATGATTTCTCCATTACATTTACAATCTCGACCGACGGTTCTCCAATCAAATCACAGAAAAAAGTCTTGGATAGCCTTCCCAAATGTGTTGATACCATCTTTCTCCCCCCTGTTAACCTTCAAGACCTCTCCAGGGATTCAAGAATTGAAACCCAGATCTACCTCACTATAGCCCGTTCCCTACCTTTACTCCATGAAGCTTTTAAGGTCTTAACCGCCACAACTCCCATTGTTGCCCTGGTTGTTGATCTCTTTGGCACCGATGCATTTGATGTGGCTAAGAAATTTAATGTTCCTTCTTACATATTCTTCCCTTCAACTGCCATGGTATTGTCATTGTACCTCCATTTGCCTGAGCTTGACGACAAGTACTCTTGCGAATATAGAGACCTGTCTGAACCAGTGAAATTACCTGGATGTGTGCCAATTCATGGGAGAGATTTCCTGGACCCACTCCAAGACAGACAAAATAAGGTTTATACATGGACCTCATACCATTGCAAGCGTTTCAAACTGGCTAATGGTATCCTGCTAAATAGCTTCATGGGCATGGAAGCAGGCGCTATCAAGGCTTTGAAGGAGGGTGGAGACACAAGTTTGCCACCTATATATCCAATTGGGCCACTCATACAGAATGGTTGTATGAAGGATGGACCTGATGTTTctgggtgcctaagatggttGAACAATCAACCCCTGGCGTCTGTATTGTTTGTTTCATTTGGGAGCGGTGGTGCCCTCTCGAGGGAGCAGTTGAATGAATTGGCGTTGGGATTGGAGCTTAGTAAACAAAGATTCTTATGGGCTGTCAAGAGCCCAAACGCTACCTACTTCGATGCCCAAAGCATTGAAGACCCTTTGGTTTTCTTGCCGGAGGGTTTCTTGAAGAGGACCAAAGGAAGGGGTTTGGTGATACCATCATGGGCTCCTCAGATACAAGTGCTTAGCCAGGTCTCTACTGGAGGGTTCCTTACCCATTGTGGGTGGAACTCAACCTTAGAGAGTGTAGTACATGGGGTACCATTGATTGCATGGCCACTCTATGTAGAACAAAAGATGAGTGCAGTGATGCTGGTGGAGGATTTGGAGGTAGGTTTGAGGCCAAAAGTGGCGAAGAATGGGATAGTGGGAAGAGTAGAAATTGCTACAGTGGTGAAGTGCTTAATGGAAGGGGTAGAAGGGAATAGAATACGGAAGAGGATGAGAATGCTCAAGAGTGCAGCTACTAAGGTGTTAAGCGAAGAAGGATCCTCTAGAAAATCACTCTCGGAGGTAGCATGCAAATGGAAGTCTCAAGTGGGGATGTGA